A window of Triplophysa dalaica isolate WHDGS20190420 chromosome 7, ASM1584641v1, whole genome shotgun sequence contains these coding sequences:
- the rnd2 gene encoding rho-related GTP-binding protein RhoN translates to MIMTMMEGQCSRCKIVVVGDTQCGKTTLLHVFAKDNYPESYVPTVFENYTASFEIDKHRIELNMWDTSGSSYYDNVRPLAYPDCDAVLICFDISRPETLDSIPKKWQLEAQEYCPSAKLVLVGCKLDMRTDVNTLRELSKQRLIPVTHEQGSLRARELGAVAYVECSSRMCVNSVRDVFHITTLVSVRRGPAPSLKRSSSRRTLKRMSNQPLLPVSSQATPLEPAPTLREDRAKSCTIM, encoded by the exons ATGATTATGACGATGATGGAGGGGCAGTGCAGTCGCTGTAAGATCGTGGTGGTCGGGGACACTCAGTGTGGAAAAACGACGCTGTTGCATGTGTTCGCCAAGGACAACTACCCAGAG AGTTATGTGCCCACTGTGTTTGAGAACTACACTGCCAGCTTCGAGATTGATAAACATCGCATTGAGCTGAACATGTGGGATACATCAG GGTCCTCGTATTATGATAATGTGCGACCCCTGGCATATCCAGACTGCGATGCTGTGCTCATCTGTTTTGATATCAGCAGGCCAGAAACTCTGGACAGCATCCCTAAAAAG tGGCAGCTCGAAGCTCAGGAATACTGTCCCAGTGCAAAGTTGGTGTTGGTCGGCTGTAAACTCGACATGAGGACAGACGTCAACACCTTACGAGAACTGTCCAAACAGCGGCTCATACCTGTCACACATGAACAG GGGAGTCTACGAGCTCGTGAGCTGGGCGCTGTCGCGTACGTCGAATGCTCTTCTCGCATGTGCGTGAACAGCGTGCGAGACGTCTTTCACATCACCACTCTTGTGTCCGTCAGACGTGGCCCCGCCCCTAGCCTCAAAAGAAGCTCCTCACGCCGCACTCTCAAACGAATGTCTAATCAGCCTCTACTGCCGGTCAGCTCACAAGCCACGCCCCTCGAACCCGCCCCAACCCTGAGAGAGGACAGAGCAAAGAGCTGCACAATCATGTAG